A part of Candidatus Polarisedimenticolaceae bacterium genomic DNA contains:
- a CDS encoding matrixin family metalloprotease, producing the protein MRRIHVLVALALGALVATDAAAYCLTGVRWPASAGVYYNPAGKITSGQCISASQMDSAVTGGITPWRALTYAGTTGAAPNKRDGRNVVGWAKLGGGTLGITNYLSNDRTRTVACKGNLFANLYEADVRITTSYRWTAGGGGCPCAAGSAFYVDGVSEHEFGHVVGLCHVNQPSSLMYPSFGVCENKNKGSDETAGESALCY; encoded by the coding sequence ATGCGCCGCATCCACGTTCTCGTCGCCCTGGCCCTCGGGGCGCTCGTCGCGACCGACGCCGCCGCGTATTGCCTGACCGGGGTCCGCTGGCCGGCCTCGGCCGGGGTCTACTACAACCCCGCCGGCAAGATCACGAGCGGGCAGTGCATCAGCGCCTCCCAGATGGACTCCGCCGTGACCGGCGGCATCACCCCCTGGAGGGCGCTGACGTACGCCGGGACGACCGGCGCCGCGCCCAACAAGCGGGACGGCCGCAACGTCGTCGGCTGGGCGAAGCTCGGCGGCGGGACCCTCGGGATCACGAACTACCTCAGCAACGACCGGACGCGCACGGTCGCCTGCAAGGGCAACCTCTTCGCGAACCTCTACGAGGCGGACGTCCGGATCACGACGTCGTACCGCTGGACGGCCGGGGGAGGCGGCTGCCCCTGCGCGGCGGGGTCGGCGTTCTACGTCGACGGCGTCTCGGAGCACGAGTTCGGCCACGTGGTCGGTCTTTGCCACGTGAACCAACCCTCCTCGCTGATGTACCCCTCGTTCGGCGTCTGCGAGAACAAGAACAAGGGGAGCGACGAGACGGCGGGCGAGTCGGCGCTCTGTTACTGA